A single genomic interval of Microbacterium sp. BLY harbors:
- a CDS encoding GntR family transcriptional regulator: MTSIAERPLGVVGVVDAVTGQLRARILSGEIRSGEPLTEAAVSQAYGVARPSAKAAIEQLVASGLLVRTAHRTARVVGIEAETVRDVYRTRIRLESAALRELAESTAVPAAAVEANAELQEMAPGPDPATVDPDLRFHTALIDALGSERTSRMYRSVLDEVRLCMAQVQGRRLLDAELIAAQHAEMLEAVAAGDAERAAAVLRAHLASAEDRLVEALSAS; the protein is encoded by the coding sequence ATGACCTCGATCGCGGAGCGCCCCCTGGGCGTCGTCGGCGTGGTCGACGCCGTGACCGGACAGCTTCGCGCGCGGATTCTGTCCGGCGAGATCCGCTCGGGGGAGCCGCTCACCGAGGCGGCCGTCTCCCAGGCCTACGGCGTCGCCCGGCCGAGTGCCAAAGCGGCCATCGAGCAGCTGGTGGCCAGCGGGCTGCTCGTGCGGACGGCCCATCGCACCGCGCGCGTGGTCGGCATCGAGGCGGAGACGGTCCGCGACGTCTATCGCACGCGGATCCGGCTGGAGAGCGCGGCACTGCGCGAACTGGCGGAGAGCACCGCCGTGCCGGCGGCCGCCGTGGAGGCGAACGCCGAGCTGCAGGAGATGGCTCCGGGCCCCGATCCCGCGACGGTCGATCCCGACCTCCGCTTTCACACGGCCCTGATCGACGCGCTGGGCAGCGAACGCACCAGCCGCATGTACCGGAGCGTCCTGGATGAGGTGCGGCTGTGCATGGCGCAGGTGCAGGGGCGTCGTCTCCTCGACGCGGAACTCATCGCCGCGCAGCACGCCGAGATGCTCGAGGCGGTCGCCGCCGGGGATGCGGAGCGTGCGGCCGCGGTGCTGCGTGCCCACCTCGCCTCGGCGGAGGATCGTCTCGTCGAGGCCCTGAGCGCCTCCTGA